One genomic segment of Sminthopsis crassicaudata isolate SCR6 chromosome 2, ASM4859323v1, whole genome shotgun sequence includes these proteins:
- the LOC141555395 gene encoding arylamine N-acetyltransferase 1-like — protein MDIREYFERIGYNHSSEKMDLETLTEVMQHHVLAVPFENLDIHCGIPIELSLEAVYDKIVRRKRGGWCLEANHLLFWVLTTMGYETTILGGYVYSTLKKQYSTMIHLLLKVTIGERSYIVDGAFGRSYQIWQPMELVSEKDQLQTPCIFRLKEDNGIWYLDQIRRKQFIPNSEFHNSDLLEKSEFRHIYSFTLQPRTIEEFESVNIYLQTSPESVFTSKSFCSLQTAEGVHCLVGWTLTHRIFNYKENTDLVEFKILKDEEIDKVLKDIFNISLEKKLVPKHGDKFFTI, from the coding sequence ATGGACATCAGAGAATACTTTGAGAGGATTGGCTATAATCATTCCAGTGAGAAGATGGATTTGGAGACTCTAACTGAAGTGATGCAGCATCATGTCCTGGCTGTGCCTTTTGAGAACTTGGACATTCACTGTGGAATACCCATAGAACTGAGTTTAGAGGCTGTGTATGACAAGATtgtgaggaggaagagggggggaTGGTGTCTGGAAGCCAATCACCTTCTCTTTTGGGTCTTAACCACAATGGGGTATGAGACTACCATTTTAGGGGGGTATGTTTACAGTACCTTAAAGAAGCAGTATAGCACTATGATTCACCTGCTTCTAAAGGTCACAATAGGTGAGAGAAGCTATATAGTGGACGGTGCATTTGGCCGTTCTTACCAAATATGGCAGCCGATGGAATTGGTTTCTGAAAAGGATCAACTTCAGACTCCTTGCATTTTCCGTTTGAAAGAAGACAATGGAATCTGGTACTTGGACCAAATAAGACGGAAACAATTTATTCCAAACTCAGAATTTCATAACTCTGATCTCTTAGAAAAAAGTGAATTCCGTCATATCTACTCTTTTACTCTCCAGCCACGAACAATAGAAGAATTTGAGTCTGTAAATATTTACCTTCAGACCTCTCCAGAGTCTGTGTTTACAAGCAAGTCTTTTTGTTCTCTGCAGACAGCAGAAGGAGTTCACTGTTTAGTTGGCTGGACTCTTACTCACAGAATATTCAATTATAAGGAAAACACAGATTTGGTGGAGTTTAAAATTCTGAAGGATGAAGAGATTGACAAGGTCCTTAAGGATATATTCAATATTTCTCTAGAGAAAAAGCTTGTCCCAAAGCATGGTGACAAATTTTTTACCATTTAG